Proteins found in one Oenanthe melanoleuca isolate GR-GAL-2019-014 chromosome 24, OMel1.0, whole genome shotgun sequence genomic segment:
- the POU2AF1 gene encoding POU domain class 2-associating factor 1 isoform X2 has translation MHWQKSSGPEQQPQPRPYQGVRVKEPVKELLKRKRGNIQNSSAAAATTVVLPHQPVPSYSPMGQPCIEVDAAGPALPGPEEGAVASGWISQPSGSSLQPLAQWSPYPELVAHEAGSCPCTADMFVQPVCPSYTLVGPSPVLTYTSQPLITNFAPRSAPPAAVPPLEVPEPQPPLPFFPWAQPLPALPYPAASSSFPGAQLLPVPVSVPEPAPQELEDARRAIGALPIEKLLLEDEDNDTYVLSHALSVEGL, from the exons ATGCACTGGCAAAAAT cttctggcccagagcagcagccacagcctcgCCCCTACCAAGGAGTCAGAGTGAAGGAGCCAgtgaaggagctgctgaagaggaaaaggggaaatatCCAAAAttccagtgcagctgcagccacaacg GTGGTTTTGCCCCACCAGCCAGTCCCTTCCTACTCCCCCATGG GCCAGCCCTGCATTGAGGTGGAcgctgctggccctgccctgcccggcccagaggaaggagctgtggcCTCTGGGTGGATTTCCCAGCcctctggcagctccctgcagcccctggctcagTGGAGCCCTTACCCTGAGCTGGTGGCCCACGAGGCTggcagctgtccctgcactgcagaTATGTTCGTGCAGCCCGTGTGCCCCAGCTACACCCTGGTGGGACCCTCCCCTGTGCTCACCTACACTTCCCAGCCTCTCATCACCAATTTTGCA ccccgcagcgCGCCCCCGGCCGCGGTGCCGCCGCTGGAGGTGCCGGAGCCGCAGCCGCCGCTGCCGTTcttcccctgggcacagccgctgccagccctgccgtaccctgcagcctcctcctccttccccggGGCCCAGCTGCTGCCCGTGCCCGTCTCCGTCCCCGAGCCAGCCCCgcaggagctggaggatgcCCGCAGAGCCATCGGCGCGCTGCCCATcgagaagctgctgctggaagatgAAGACAATGATACGTACGTGTTAAGCCATGCTCTGTCTGTCGAAGGGCTCTAG